Genomic segment of Chiroxiphia lanceolata isolate bChiLan1 chromosome 18, bChiLan1.pri, whole genome shotgun sequence:
GGACAGGCAGGCAGGAACACTCACCTGTGATCTTCCCCAGCAAATGGTGTCTCCCTTCTCCTGACAGATAAGAGGATCTATCGACTCCCAGTGTTCACAGAGGAGTTCTGCCAGACCTTTGTGGATGAGCTGGAGAACTTTGAGCAGTCGGATATGCCCAAAGGGAGGCCCAACACCATGAATAACTACGGGGTAGGATTTGTCTCCTGTGCTTCTTCAGTGGGAGTGTTCACTCTGTTCACCTCCTCACTTCTCCTTTCACTTCCAAAGTCTCTGTCATTTTACACGGAGCAGTTGGAGTTCCAGTACCCCCTTGGAGGGAAAGGGTTGAGGGAATGTTACACAGACAAAAGGACATGGGAAtgcagggaaaggggatggGAGTTGGTACCTCAGAGCAAAGAGCACCTTGTATTTTTAAGCAATACCCATTTAAATCAAGGAGTCAGTTTTTAAAGAACACTCACCTTTTGATCTTGCTCTGTCTTTCCCCCATCCCTTTCCACCTtgatcttcctcctttctcctgtaGCTGGAGCCTTTGCTCTAAACTTTGTGCtctgagccagcagcagggctggaggaggaggacagcTCTGATAATGTTGCTCAGCTGTTCGCACCTCCTCTCTTTGACACAGGTTTTGCTGAACGAGCTTGGGATGGATGAGGGCTTCCTGACCCCCCTGAGGGAGCAGTTCCTGCGGCCCATCACGGCCCTGCTGTACCCTGAGCTGGGGGGATCCTGCCTGGACAGCCACAGAGCCTTTGTGGTCAAGTACTCCCTGCACGAGGACCTGGATCTGAGCTCCCACTATGACAATGCAGAAGTCACCTTAAATGTCTCACTGGGGAAAGACTTCACAGAAGGCAACTTGTACTTTGGGGATTTCTACAAGGTACTGAGCACATTCCCACTCTGGACCCCCATTCTATTCCCTCCTACCTCCTCACACCCCCCCAGTTTCCAGGCATAAACTGTGTTCCAAAAAACAATTATTAATTTCTGACAGTCAAAcctgctctgtcccttccctcttcttttaCATGTTTTGGTTATACAGAAGCCTTTTCTGTTCAGGTTTCAAAGAGAGCACAGAGGCAGCTTGTAGTAGAAGTTGGTGTAAACAAACCAGCCCATCTTTCGACAGCTGTAACAGTGAGCAGGGAGGTCCTGAGAGAgagatttatttcaaatgagaCTTAAAGCTAAATCTGTAGCACCTGTTTCTAGGGCAAGAGAGGGTAAAAGCTCTCATACACAGGTGAAACAGGTTGTTTTGATTGAAACTGGGAATGTCTTACTGGAAAACAGTTGTACCCATCTGCTGCCAAGCCACCATTGAAGTGGCTGCATTTCAGAGGTGGTTTGTCCTCTCCATGTTGCTCCCTGGGGGAAAAGGTGATAAGTGTCAACTATGTGAGTGTTGTTCTGCCAAGTACTTTCTGGTGCAATTATGAATTCACCTCCCTTTGTTCCAGGATCCCAGTCCTGTGCCGAAGTACCTGGAGGTGGAACACGTGGgagcccaggggctgctccacCGGGGAGGGCAGATCCATGGGGCGCTTCCCATCGGCTCCGGGGAGCGCTGGAACCTCATCGTGTGGATGAGGTCGTCCCTCATCCGAAACCAGCTCTGCCCCATGTGCAACAGCAAACCCCAACTGGTGGAagcagagggatttggggatggATTCACAGGAACCCTGGAAGAGGACGTGCCCGAGACTGTGGATGTCTGTGCCCTGTGGTAGGGGATGGGAAATCACAATTTCTGCAGACCACGTTGCCTAAAGCTCCTCTCTGACCTCTCAGACTGCACTAACAGACTCTGATGGATGCAGGAGTCCTGTAAGAAGTAGCTCTCACCGTGGAAAGGGATACaaagccagccctgccagggttAGGGGAGCTTGGAGAGCTGGAACTCAGCTCACCAGGGCTCACTCTGGGGCTACAGGACTGTAAGACAGAGAAAGCCCCAACACTTTGGTGCACTACAGAGattctctaaatattttcagGTGTACAGGGAAAACACCTGAAGCTCCTTGGCCTCTGTGCCAACAGCAGCATCCCAGGTCCTGctggaaatgggaagaaatggtGATTAAAGCCCTACACTTACCACTCTCTGCTGTTCTCAGTGGCCTCCTGTCCTCTTccaggggcaggggaagagcTTTTTATTGCTGAGTGACAGAGAAGGGGCTGCTCAGAAATGAGATCCAAGTGATTCACAATAGGCTGCTGGGAATGGCAGGGAATTACTATCACTGGAGGTTTGCCTAGCCCAGGCTCAGAACAATCCATCAGGAGCAATATATAGGGAGAGCTGATCCCACAGGGTGGCTGAGAGGATTTCCACAGGCTTCCACAAGCTCTTCTGAGCACAAATTTCCAGTAGGCAGAAACAGAGACAAAGCTCTGGGAGcaacctgcagcacagcaaaactTTACATTTAACTCCCTTTGCTTTAGCTATATGAGcaagtgaaaatacaaaataactCTCCCAAGCTGGGTGCATCAGGCAGACC
This window contains:
- the OGFOD2 gene encoding 2-oxoglutarate and iron-dependent oxygenase domain-containing protein 2 isoform X2, translating into MSGARPFLACACFFTDNIFVGRYGLHVRYRDRRQLRREHGRALQERGCRSEEQFQAMLREIEAEVQRRKQLVHQSVERRAIISKCYKPKHPEVYTLQDSFLAPDFLEIVRYCTSPGAHLQGLLGYLESFSDKRIYRLPVFTEEFCQTFVDELENFEQSDMPKGRPNTMNNYGVLLNELGMDEGFLTPLREQFLRPITALLYPELGGSCLDSHRAFVVKYSLHEDLDLSSHYDNAEVTLNVSLGKDFTEGNLYFGDFYKDPSPVPKYLEVEHVGAQGLLHRGGQIHGALPIGSGERWNLIVWMRSSLIRNQLCPMCNSKPQLVEAEGFGDGFTGTLEEDVPETVDVCALW
- the OGFOD2 gene encoding 2-oxoglutarate and iron-dependent oxygenase domain-containing protein 2 isoform X1, producing MLREIEAEVQRRKQLVHQSVERRAIISKCYKPKHPEVYTLQDSFLAPDFLEIVRYCTSPGAHLQGLLGYLESFSDKRIYRLPVFTEEFCQTFVDELENFEQSDMPKGRPNTMNNYGVLLNELGMDEGFLTPLREQFLRPITALLYPELGGSCLDSHRAFVVKYSLHEDLDLSSHYDNAEVTLNVSLGKDFTEGNLYFGDFYKDPSPVPKYLEVEHVGAQGLLHRGGQIHGALPIGSGERWNLIVWMRSSLIRNQLCPMCNSKPQLVEAEGFGDGFTGTLEEDVPETVDVCALW